In one Cyclopterus lumpus isolate fCycLum1 chromosome 24, fCycLum1.pri, whole genome shotgun sequence genomic region, the following are encoded:
- the rab32a gene encoding LOW QUALITY PROTEIN: ras-related protein Rab-32a (The sequence of the model RefSeq protein was modified relative to this genomic sequence to represent the inferred CDS: inserted 1 base in 1 codon; substituted 1 base at 1 genomic stop codon): MAGGSVFECKEYLFKVLVIGELGVGKTSIIKRYVHQLFSQHYRATIGVDFALKVINWDSKTLVRLQLWDIAGNDLGTXTRVYYKEAVGAFVVFDVTRGSTLEAVSKWKHDLDSKVKLANGNPIPSVLLANXCDQKKENSNNTALMDNFCKETGFLGWFETSAKDNINVDEAARFLVESILANDKGLPYEESNGDRIKLDQETVAAESKSGCC, from the exons ATGGCCGGGGGCTCGGTGTTCGAGTGTAAGGAGTACTTGTTCAAAGTGCTGGTCATCGGGGAATTAGGCGTCGGGAAAACCAGCATCATCAAACGCTACGTGCACCAGCTGTTCTCGCAGCACTACCGGGCGACGATCGGGGTCGACTTCGCCCTGAAAGTGATCAACTGGGACAGCAAAACGCTGGTCAGGTTACAGCTGTGGGACATCGCAG GAAACGATTTGGGAACATGAACGCGAGTGTACTACAAGGAAGCCGTGGGGGCCTTTGTGGTGTTCGATGTGACACGGGGCTCCACGCTTGAGGCGGTGTCTAAATGGAAGCATGACCTGGACAGCAAGGTGAAGCTGGCTAATGGCAACCCCATCCCCTCGGTGCTGCTCGCCA AATGCGACCAGAAGAAAGAGAACTCCAACAATACGGCCCTCATGGACAATTTCTGCAAAGAGACTGGCTTTCTGGGCTGGTTTGAAACTTCAGCTAAG GACAACATCAACGTGGACGAGGCAGCGCGTTTTCTAGTAGAGAGTATCTTGGCTAACGACAAAGGGTTGCCGTATGAGGAGAGCAATGGCGACCGGATCAAACTGGACCAGGAGACTGTGGCTGCTGAAAGCAAGTCAGGCTGCTGTTAA